One window from the genome of Pseudonocardia hierapolitana encodes:
- the rsgA gene encoding ribosome small subunit-dependent GTPase A: MRSREYDESDVRVRPGRRGSRPRSKRRPEHADAVEAMVTTVDRGRWTCALDGDAARPPVVAMRARELGRTPIVVGDRVGLVGDLSGAVDRIARIVRVEERRTVLRRTADDTDPYERVVVANAEQLVIVTSITDPPPRTGFVDRCLVAAYAGGLAPVLCLTKADLADPEPFAAPYRELDLPVVVTRRDREPTALADVLGGRVSALVGHSGVGKSTLVNVLVPDAARAVGVVSAVGKGRHTTTAALALPLPDELGGGWVVDTPGVRSFGLAHVTPDDVPAAFDDLADAIEDCPRGCGHLGPPADPECALDTLVAEGKLRPGRLAALRRVLVALR; this comes from the coding sequence TACGACGAGTCCGACGTCCGGGTCCGACCCGGGCGCCGGGGCTCGCGGCCGCGCAGCAAGCGGCGCCCCGAGCACGCCGACGCGGTGGAGGCGATGGTCACCACCGTCGACCGCGGGCGCTGGACCTGCGCGCTCGACGGCGACGCGGCACGGCCGCCCGTCGTCGCGATGCGGGCCCGCGAGCTGGGCCGCACCCCCATCGTCGTCGGCGATCGGGTGGGCCTGGTCGGCGACCTCTCCGGGGCCGTCGACAGGATCGCCCGGATCGTGCGCGTCGAGGAGCGGCGCACGGTGCTGCGGCGCACCGCCGACGACACGGACCCGTACGAGCGGGTGGTCGTGGCCAACGCCGAGCAGCTGGTGATCGTCACGTCGATCACGGACCCGCCCCCGCGCACCGGCTTCGTCGACCGCTGCCTGGTGGCCGCGTACGCCGGCGGGCTCGCCCCGGTGCTGTGCCTGACCAAGGCCGACCTGGCCGATCCCGAGCCGTTCGCCGCCCCCTACCGGGAGCTGGACCTGCCCGTGGTCGTCACCCGGCGCGACCGGGAGCCCACCGCGCTCGCGGACGTGCTCGGTGGCCGGGTGTCCGCACTCGTCGGCCACTCGGGGGTCGGCAAGTCGACGCTGGTCAACGTGCTCGTCCCGGATGCGGCCCGGGCCGTCGGGGTCGTGTCGGCCGTGGGCAAGGGCCGGCACACCACCACGGCGGCGCTCGCGCTCCCCCTGCCCGACGAGCTCGGCGGGGGCTGGGTTGTCGACACGCCGGGCGTGCGTTCCTTCGGGCTCGCCCACGTCACGCCCGACGACGTCCCGGCCGCGTTCGACGACCTCGCGGACGCGATCGAGGACTGCCCGCGCGGCTGCGGGCACCTCGGCCCGCCGGCCGACCCGGAGTGCGCCCTCGACACGCTCGTGGCCGAGGGCAAGCTGCGTCCCGGCCGGCTCGCGGCCCTGCGGCGCGTACTGGTCGCCTTGCGCTGA